Proteins from a genomic interval of Longimicrobium sp.:
- a CDS encoding 1,2-phenylacetyl-CoA epoxidase subunit PaaC: protein MSVASPEARIESASELSDESRQALRDLILSLADSKRVLGLRYSERMLGAPTLEAGIAASSMAQDEWGHARLTYALLGDFGDEPKVLEHERPAAEYRSHPALDAGFESWSDFIACILLIDTALATQYGALADSRYTPALNRVQKMLDEERFHFQYATGWVRKIASIDELRPELQSSLCRYMPQALQWLGDDAAAGTQRLTSEGLSAYDPTTLRQRFLAKVGPVLEEIGMAEALDVSRGAEGFACGTALDWIGWNERTRRTGGELDEVTAARARGDKNRALLLD from the coding sequence ATGAGCGTCGCCTCTCCGGAAGCACGCATCGAATCCGCATCGGAGCTCTCCGACGAGTCGCGCCAGGCGCTGCGCGACCTGATCCTGTCGCTGGCCGACAGCAAGCGCGTCTTGGGGCTGCGCTACAGCGAGCGCATGCTGGGCGCGCCCACGCTCGAGGCGGGAATCGCCGCGTCGTCCATGGCGCAGGACGAGTGGGGCCACGCGCGCCTCACCTATGCGCTGCTGGGCGACTTCGGCGACGAGCCCAAGGTGCTGGAGCACGAGCGCCCGGCCGCCGAGTACCGCAGCCACCCCGCGCTGGACGCCGGGTTCGAATCGTGGAGCGACTTCATCGCCTGCATCCTGCTGATCGACACGGCGCTCGCCACGCAGTACGGCGCGCTGGCCGACAGCCGCTACACGCCGGCGCTCAACCGCGTGCAGAAGATGCTGGACGAGGAGCGCTTTCACTTCCAGTACGCCACCGGCTGGGTGCGCAAGATCGCCTCGATCGACGAGCTGCGCCCCGAGCTGCAGAGCTCGCTCTGCCGCTACATGCCGCAGGCGCTGCAGTGGCTGGGGGACGATGCGGCCGCGGGCACGCAGCGGCTGACGAGCGAGGGGCTGTCCGCGTACGACCCCACGACGCTCCGCCAGCGCTTCCTGGCCAAGGTGGGACCGGTGCTGGAGGAGATCGGGATGGCGGAGGCGCTGGACGTGTCGCGCGGTGCGGAGGGCTTCGCCTGCGGCACGGCGCTCGACTGGATTGGATGGAACGAGCGCACCCGCCGCACGGGTGGCGAGCTGGACGAGGTGACGGCCGCCCGCGCCCGCGGCGACAAGAACCGCGCCCTGCTGCTGGACTGA
- a CDS encoding nuclear transport factor 2 family protein → MHPNAALIHRFYDSFSALDAAGMAACYHPEVVFSDPAFGELRGPEAGAMWAMLCARATDLEVTASNVQADDERGSAHWDARYTFGQTGRKVLNQIDAEFEFRDGLIMRHTDTFSFWKWARQALGPAGFALGWTPPLQNKVRSMARQGLDKYMRESGTSANAEPT, encoded by the coding sequence ATGCATCCCAACGCAGCGCTCATCCACCGGTTCTACGACTCGTTCTCGGCGCTGGACGCCGCGGGGATGGCAGCGTGCTACCACCCCGAGGTCGTCTTCAGCGACCCCGCGTTCGGCGAGTTGCGCGGGCCGGAGGCGGGCGCCATGTGGGCCATGCTCTGCGCCCGCGCCACCGACCTGGAGGTCACTGCGTCCAACGTGCAGGCCGACGATGAGCGCGGCAGCGCGCACTGGGACGCGCGCTACACCTTTGGCCAGACCGGGCGAAAGGTGCTCAACCAGATCGACGCGGAGTTCGAGTTCCGCGACGGGCTGATCATGCGCCACACCGACACGTTCTCCTTCTGGAAGTGGGCGCGCCAGGCGCTCGGCCCCGCGGGATTCGCCCTCGGCTGGACGCCCCCGCTGCAGAACAAGGTGCGCTCGATGGCGCGGCAGGGCCTGGACAAGTACATGCGGGAGAGCGGCACGAGCGCGAATGCGGAGCCGACCTGA
- a CDS encoding DMT family protein has translation MIKLVFIPFLMLCSSALMALAWLGHLRYRDSISFWVALGLSWLLVLPEYVLNVGATRYGYGTYTGAQMASFHLAFGVVAVALVAHFVLGEALTAMQWIGFALLAVATVFITWRP, from the coding sequence GTGATCAAGCTCGTGTTCATTCCCTTCCTGATGCTCTGCTCGAGCGCCCTGATGGCGCTGGCCTGGCTGGGGCACCTGCGCTATCGCGACAGCATCAGCTTCTGGGTCGCGCTGGGCCTGAGTTGGCTGCTGGTGCTGCCCGAGTACGTGCTCAACGTGGGCGCTACCCGGTACGGGTACGGCACCTACACCGGCGCCCAGATGGCCTCGTTTCACCTCGCCTTCGGGGTGGTGGCCGTGGCGCTGGTCGCGCACTTCGTGCTGGGCGAGGCGCTGACTGCGATGCAGTGGATCGGCTTCGCGCTGCTGGCGGTGGCGACGGTGTTCATCACCTGGCGCCCGTGA
- a CDS encoding YciI family protein, whose translation MRVMVIVKASADSEAGVMPHQDLLVAMGAYNEELVKAGIMLAGEGLHPSSRGKRVRFTSGGHTVVDGPFSETKELVAGFWLWQVSSMEEAVEWARRCPNPMPGTEAELEIRPVFENEDFGEAFTPELQELEDRLRAEVAARQ comes from the coding sequence ATGCGAGTCATGGTGATCGTAAAGGCCAGCGCGGACTCGGAAGCCGGTGTGATGCCGCACCAGGATCTGCTCGTGGCGATGGGCGCCTACAACGAGGAGCTGGTGAAGGCGGGGATCATGCTGGCCGGCGAGGGGCTGCACCCCAGCAGCCGCGGCAAGCGCGTGCGCTTTACCAGCGGCGGCCACACGGTGGTCGACGGCCCGTTCTCGGAAACCAAGGAGCTGGTCGCCGGCTTCTGGCTCTGGCAGGTGAGCTCGATGGAGGAGGCGGTGGAGTGGGCACGGCGCTGCCCCAACCCCATGCCCGGCACCGAGGCCGAGCTGGAGATCCGCCCGGTGTTCGAGAACGAGGACTTCGGCGAGGCGTTCACCCCCGAGCTGCAGGAGCTGGAAGACCGGCTGCGCGCCGAGGTCGCCGCGCGCCAGTAG
- a CDS encoding GRAS family protein, whose product METRKYASLVAVVQEHLAGRDSVARDLLAGLVDGQLQPGRPEDLRYFIFASALSRRLQSDKSAEINLYLRRYEKTQITLFNLLAEHLPTVSMAGPLANEVLASFVGGHDEVTLLDVGIGSGRQEVALVHLLAQRGTLPRKLNVVAIEPDAGSLLEASFNLGEAAEALGFELAFHPVHKLVEDLDEADWAEFASFGAPLVVLGAFAVHHVRSAPERRTRDDLFHRLRELEPDAVVLCEPSSNHDSPDLMERFQAAWHHFGLTFGLIDSLEVDEPTKAAMKMFFAREIDDIVGNAEEARFERHEPVDNWVRRMRDAGFEPYPELEAFQGRESGGVRVRARDGYLGLDHGDETLVAIVCATPGVLAGVGAPHPAELAAVA is encoded by the coding sequence ATGGAAACTCGCAAGTACGCCTCCCTTGTGGCCGTGGTGCAGGAACACCTGGCCGGCCGCGACTCCGTTGCCCGCGACCTGCTGGCCGGCCTGGTCGACGGCCAGCTTCAGCCCGGGCGCCCCGAAGACCTTCGCTACTTCATCTTCGCCTCGGCACTGTCGCGGCGGCTGCAGTCCGACAAGTCGGCCGAGATCAACCTGTACCTGCGCCGGTACGAAAAGACGCAGATCACCCTGTTCAACCTGCTGGCCGAGCACCTGCCCACCGTGTCCATGGCCGGCCCGCTGGCCAACGAGGTGCTGGCGAGCTTCGTGGGCGGGCACGACGAGGTGACGCTGCTGGACGTGGGCATCGGCTCGGGGCGGCAGGAGGTGGCCCTGGTGCACCTGCTGGCCCAGCGCGGCACCCTGCCCCGCAAGCTGAACGTGGTCGCCATCGAGCCCGACGCGGGAAGCCTGCTGGAGGCCTCCTTCAACCTGGGCGAAGCCGCGGAGGCGCTGGGCTTCGAGCTCGCCTTCCATCCCGTGCACAAGCTGGTGGAAGACCTGGACGAGGCCGACTGGGCGGAGTTCGCCTCGTTCGGCGCGCCGCTGGTGGTGCTGGGCGCCTTTGCCGTGCACCACGTGCGCTCGGCCCCGGAGCGGCGGACGCGCGACGACCTGTTCCACCGCCTGCGCGAGCTCGAGCCGGACGCGGTGGTGCTGTGCGAGCCCAGCAGCAACCACGACTCCCCCGACCTGATGGAGCGGTTCCAGGCCGCCTGGCACCACTTCGGGCTCACCTTTGGCCTGATCGACAGCTTGGAGGTGGATGAGCCGACGAAGGCGGCGATGAAGATGTTCTTTGCGCGCGAGATCGACGACATCGTCGGCAACGCCGAAGAGGCGCGCTTCGAGCGCCACGAGCCGGTGGACAACTGGGTGCGCCGGATGCGCGACGCCGGCTTCGAGCCCTACCCCGAGCTGGAGGCCTTCCAAGGCCGCGAGTCCGGCGGGGTGCGCGTCCGGGCGCGCGACGGCTACCTGGGGCTGGACCACGGCGACGAGACGCTGGTAGCCATCGTCTGCGCCACGCCGGGCGTGCTTGCCGGCGTCGGGGCTCCGCACCCCGCCGAGTTGGCAGCGGTCGCCTGA
- a CDS encoding DUF433 domain-containing protein, protein MKQRSFVHSHPEIVSGEPVFVGTRVPARNLLEWIEGGSTIDEFLDNFPSVTREQVVGFLAQAEVVQVGPQYQ, encoded by the coding sequence ATGAAGCAACGATCGTTCGTCCACAGCCATCCCGAAATCGTGAGCGGAGAACCCGTCTTCGTGGGAACCCGCGTTCCTGCCCGGAATCTGCTCGAGTGGATCGAGGGCGGGTCCACGATCGACGAATTCCTCGACAATTTCCCGTCGGTTACGCGTGAACAGGTGGTCGGCTTTCTAGCACAAGCAGAAGTGGTCCAAGTCGGTCCGCAGTATCAGTAA
- a CDS encoding TonB-dependent receptor domain-containing protein — translation MQRFLLAVLTCSLLSGGGPLLAQTPPQRPPQQGGAPQPPAAGPGEVRGTVVDAGTSAAVASASVAVRRAADSTLVAGAIARPDGSFRIDGLRPGNYVLRVSMMGYAPQTSTFSVTPAAPRANAGSIRLPRAAVMLDAIEVTGQAQAVTIAPDRNAYRVRDVAPAATSASEVLESVPSVQVDSDGKVSLRGNEGVVVQINGRPAPISGAQLAAYLKQLPANTLERVEVIANPSARYDPEGMAGIINIVLKQGVDLGVSGGLQLAASTADRYAGSGNVGYQAGAVTFFGSYGYSTDDRTVGGINDRTRLSGGTPLSFTEQDITGGNGNAGHNLNATLDYRLNSRDVVSNAVALNLRNSNENALSAYGVFNGSRLLLDEYQRVRDTQTDAFMADYTLAFKRTYQPQRHEFSAEVRANRLADEDRVDLWRQTAPGLGLRDAEQNVTALTMYQFTAQADYTRSFGQRTKLETGYKGTSRLLDRDFDVREDPLGTGVWAPSELSNALEFDETVNAIYGVYSHGIGKLELQGGLRAEYASRDFSLANSGESFPYDYTSFFPSGLVSYKVSDNTQTKLSYSRRINRPGSGQLNPFPTFFDIQNVFVGNPRLNPEYTDALELSLQHSGALGSLQFSPFYRRTTDIIRAVVDTDDVVNGREVTSVSFKNLDTGTSWGTDLNGSLRLGQTFNGLASFNVFKMVTSGTGGESSLATDAVTWMAKFNGTYNFTPRTSFTAQYQYRAPMQIEGGRFAAMQMANLSVRQKLYGEKMNLTLRVSDPFNTMRFRIQAGDDNIIQLTERTQTSRALHLTLQYTFGRPPRVRQTPQQQDSGGTPFGGL, via the coding sequence ATGCAGAGATTCCTGTTAGCCGTCCTTACCTGCTCGCTCCTGAGCGGCGGCGGCCCGCTCCTGGCCCAGACACCCCCCCAGCGCCCGCCCCAGCAGGGCGGTGCACCCCAGCCCCCCGCCGCCGGCCCCGGAGAAGTCCGCGGCACGGTGGTGGATGCTGGCACCAGCGCCGCCGTGGCCTCGGCCAGCGTGGCGGTGCGCAGGGCGGCCGACTCCACGCTCGTCGCCGGCGCCATCGCGCGTCCGGACGGGTCGTTCCGCATCGACGGGCTGCGCCCGGGCAACTACGTGCTCCGGGTGAGCATGATGGGGTACGCTCCCCAGACCTCCACCTTTTCGGTCACGCCCGCCGCGCCGCGGGCCAACGCGGGAAGCATCCGCCTGCCACGCGCCGCCGTGATGCTCGACGCCATCGAGGTAACGGGGCAGGCCCAGGCCGTCACCATCGCGCCGGACCGCAACGCCTACCGCGTGCGAGACGTGGCCCCCGCGGCCACCAGCGCCAGCGAGGTGCTGGAGTCGGTGCCCTCGGTGCAGGTGGATTCGGATGGCAAGGTGAGCCTGCGCGGGAACGAGGGCGTGGTGGTGCAGATCAACGGCCGCCCCGCGCCCATCAGCGGCGCGCAGCTGGCCGCCTATCTGAAGCAGCTTCCCGCCAACACGCTGGAGCGGGTGGAGGTGATCGCCAATCCGTCGGCCCGGTACGATCCCGAGGGGATGGCCGGCATCATCAACATCGTCCTCAAGCAGGGCGTGGACCTCGGCGTCAGCGGCGGCCTTCAGCTGGCGGCGTCCACGGCGGACCGCTACGCAGGGTCGGGCAACGTGGGGTATCAGGCCGGTGCCGTCACCTTCTTCGGCAGCTACGGCTACAGCACCGACGACCGCACCGTGGGCGGCATCAACGACCGCACGCGGCTGTCCGGCGGGACTCCGCTCTCCTTTACGGAGCAGGACATCACCGGCGGCAACGGAAACGCCGGCCACAACCTGAACGCCACCCTGGACTACCGGCTGAACTCGCGTGACGTGGTTTCCAACGCGGTCGCCCTGAACCTGCGCAACTCCAACGAAAACGCGCTGAGCGCCTACGGCGTGTTCAACGGCTCGCGGCTACTGCTCGACGAGTACCAGCGGGTGCGCGACACGCAGACCGACGCCTTCATGGCGGACTACACCCTGGCCTTCAAGCGCACGTACCAGCCGCAGCGGCACGAGTTCTCGGCCGAGGTGCGCGCCAATCGCCTGGCCGACGAGGACCGCGTGGATCTCTGGCGCCAGACGGCCCCCGGCCTGGGCTTGAGGGACGCGGAGCAGAACGTCACCGCGCTGACGATGTACCAGTTCACCGCGCAGGCCGACTACACGCGGTCGTTCGGGCAGCGCACGAAGCTGGAGACGGGGTACAAGGGCACCTCGCGCCTGCTGGACCGTGACTTCGACGTGCGCGAAGACCCGCTGGGCACCGGGGTGTGGGCACCCAGCGAACTGAGCAACGCGCTGGAGTTCGACGAGACCGTGAACGCCATCTACGGCGTGTACAGCCACGGCATCGGCAAGCTGGAGCTGCAGGGCGGGCTGCGGGCGGAGTACGCCAGCCGCGACTTCTCGCTGGCCAACTCCGGGGAAAGCTTTCCGTACGACTACACCAGCTTCTTTCCGAGCGGGCTGGTGAGCTACAAGGTGAGCGACAACACGCAGACCAAGCTCAGCTACTCGCGCCGCATCAACCGGCCCGGCAGCGGGCAGCTGAACCCGTTCCCCACGTTCTTCGACATCCAGAACGTTTTCGTGGGCAACCCCCGGTTGAACCCGGAGTACACCGACGCCCTGGAGCTGAGCCTTCAGCACTCGGGCGCGCTGGGATCGCTTCAGTTCTCGCCCTTCTACCGCCGCACCACCGACATCATCCGCGCCGTCGTGGACACGGACGACGTGGTGAACGGGCGCGAGGTGACCTCGGTGAGCTTCAAGAACCTGGACACGGGAACCTCCTGGGGCACGGACCTGAACGGATCGCTGCGCCTGGGCCAGACGTTCAACGGCCTGGCGTCGTTCAACGTCTTCAAGATGGTCACGTCGGGCACCGGCGGTGAGTCGAGCCTGGCTACCGACGCGGTGACGTGGATGGCGAAGTTCAACGGCACCTACAACTTCACGCCCCGCACCTCGTTCACGGCGCAGTACCAGTACCGCGCTCCCATGCAGATCGAGGGCGGCCGCTTCGCCGCCATGCAGATGGCCAACCTGTCCGTCCGGCAGAAGCTGTACGGCGAGAAGATGAACCTGACGCTGCGCGTGTCGGACCCGTTCAACACGATGCGCTTCCGCATCCAGGCGGGTGACGACAACATCATCCAGCTCACCGAGCGGACGCAGACCTCGCGCGCGCTGCACCTGACGCTGCAGTACACGTTCGGCCGGCCGCCGCGCGTGCGGCAGACCCCGCAGCAGCAGGACAGCGGCGGCACCCCGTTCGGCGGCCTCTGA
- a CDS encoding metal-sulfur cluster assembly factor, whose amino-acid sequence MACATSPDRFGAEDGGVAVLDEPRAYPVPPEARTGPLWDALREVMDPEIPISLVDLGLIYDVRQDGGSVEVDLTFTATACPCMAFIHYDIQDRLQREPGVDEVRVIETWTPAWTKSRISPEGRAALKTFGVSM is encoded by the coding sequence ATGGCCTGCGCCACGAGCCCCGACCGGTTCGGGGCCGAGGACGGCGGCGTCGCCGTTCTCGACGAGCCCCGCGCCTATCCCGTTCCGCCCGAGGCGCGCACGGGCCCGCTGTGGGATGCGCTTCGCGAGGTGATGGATCCCGAGATCCCCATCTCGCTGGTGGACCTGGGGCTGATCTACGACGTGCGCCAGGACGGCGGATCGGTGGAGGTGGACCTTACGTTCACCGCTACGGCCTGCCCCTGCATGGCGTTCATCCACTACGACATCCAGGACCGCCTGCAGCGCGAGCCGGGCGTCGATGAAGTACGGGTGATCGAGACTTGGACCCCCGCGTGGACCAAGTCGCGGATTTCGCCCGAAGGCAGGGCGGCGCTGAAGACCTTCGGCGTGTCGATGTAG
- a CDS encoding type II toxin-antitoxin system HicB family antitoxin — MKHNLQLTAVIEREGDGFVSLCPELDIASQGDTVEEARANLIEALELHFEVADDSEISRHL; from the coding sequence ATGAAGCACAACCTGCAACTCACCGCCGTGATCGAGCGAGAAGGCGACGGGTTCGTGAGCCTGTGCCCGGAACTGGATATTGCCAGTCAGGGTGACACGGTTGAGGAAGCCCGGGCGAACCTGATCGAGGCGCTGGAGCTTCACTTCGAAGTAGCCGATGATTCGGAAATCTCGCGCCACCTTTGA
- a CDS encoding Phenylacetic acid catabolic protein yields MARYTEEELKEKVHNGFIVEYPDEMTEGYRKALIVQLMVQADTELVSAPAYFGAAKDAPSTNTMVSATAIIQDELAHANIAYRLLEDLGLDKEQLVYGRQPHEFKHPYGFDHPLENWAELVVANGLYDRAGITLLGDVFKNTSYGPLKRALVKVDQEETFHLRHGEMWMKRLANAGGEAKEQIQRAVDWMFPMAVEWFGLPDDMKRHSGQLDYKLKGMTNDELRQTWMQSTVPLCEGLGIKVPAHWSEDEQKFVLDFAFPCQYDEDEKRWLFGEGQISWEAVFERWKRRGPANKQFIEAIQDGRGFRAQLAAA; encoded by the coding sequence ATGGCCCGCTATACCGAAGAAGAGCTGAAGGAAAAGGTCCACAACGGCTTCATCGTCGAGTATCCCGACGAGATGACCGAGGGCTACCGGAAAGCGTTGATCGTGCAGCTGATGGTGCAGGCCGACACGGAGCTCGTCTCCGCGCCGGCGTACTTCGGCGCGGCCAAGGACGCCCCGTCGACGAACACGATGGTGAGCGCCACGGCCATCATCCAGGACGAGCTGGCACACGCCAACATCGCCTACCGCCTGCTGGAAGACCTGGGGCTCGACAAGGAACAGCTGGTGTACGGCCGGCAGCCGCACGAGTTCAAGCATCCGTACGGCTTCGACCATCCGCTGGAGAACTGGGCGGAGCTCGTGGTCGCCAACGGCCTGTACGACCGCGCGGGCATCACGCTGCTGGGCGACGTCTTCAAGAACACGTCGTACGGCCCGCTCAAGCGCGCTCTGGTGAAGGTGGACCAGGAAGAAACCTTCCACCTGCGCCACGGCGAGATGTGGATGAAGCGCCTCGCCAACGCCGGCGGCGAGGCCAAGGAGCAGATCCAGCGCGCGGTGGACTGGATGTTCCCCATGGCGGTGGAGTGGTTCGGCCTGCCCGACGACATGAAGCGCCACTCGGGCCAGCTGGACTACAAGCTCAAGGGGATGACCAACGACGAGCTTCGGCAGACGTGGATGCAGTCTACGGTGCCGCTCTGCGAGGGGCTGGGCATCAAGGTACCCGCGCACTGGAGCGAGGACGAGCAGAAGTTCGTGCTGGACTTCGCCTTCCCCTGCCAGTACGACGAAGACGAGAAGCGCTGGCTGTTCGGCGAGGGCCAGATCAGCTGGGAAGCCGTGTTCGAGCGCTGGAAGCGCCGCGGCCCAGCGAACAAGCAGTTCATCGAGGCCATCCAGGACGGCCGCGGCTTCCGCGCCCAGCTGGCTGCCGCCTGA